A DNA window from Mariprofundus aestuarium contains the following coding sequences:
- a CDS encoding bifunctional folylpolyglutamate synthase/dihydrofolate synthase — MTAKPQSIEQWLSELGNPSADRDYKPGHERLRRLLSHIHPYRPKLRIRVAGTNGKGSTSSMLAAALQQACNLKVGLYTSPHILEFNERIRINGIPVKTSELEQSLSHLMPHALAYGTSYFETATAVALDLFSRVNVDVEILEAGVGARLDATTAFPAEMALITPIGLDHQSWLGDTLKEIAREKAHAMAGCKLSISAPQNPEVAGELSAFNAGLQFCEISDWPKLVTSGKHQRINASLAYAAVRLLAEHEMISCDLAQARAAIASCKVPGRLQKIEIGPANIWLDAAHNRHAIEALLPSLKAIADPFDAILVFTREDRSLDDCLPLLAPFARSVVTKSEGDAPITALQKQLSQHPQGSFLVLGSFITVAEILRHRDKLPE; from the coding sequence ATGACTGCAAAGCCACAGAGCATTGAGCAGTGGCTTTCCGAGCTGGGCAACCCATCCGCCGACCGGGACTATAAGCCGGGACACGAACGACTCAGGCGACTTTTGTCGCATATCCACCCCTATCGGCCGAAGCTGCGTATCCGGGTTGCCGGCACCAACGGCAAGGGCTCAACCTCATCCATGCTGGCCGCAGCCCTACAACAGGCTTGCAACCTGAAAGTTGGCCTCTACACCTCGCCACACATTCTTGAGTTCAATGAGCGCATCCGCATCAACGGAATCCCGGTAAAAACATCCGAGCTGGAGCAGAGCCTGTCGCATCTGATGCCGCACGCGCTAGCCTATGGAACCTCTTATTTTGAAACGGCAACCGCTGTGGCACTGGATCTGTTTTCCAGAGTAAACGTCGATGTTGAAATACTTGAAGCCGGTGTTGGCGCAAGACTTGATGCCACCACTGCATTTCCTGCAGAGATGGCGCTAATCACACCAATAGGCCTCGACCATCAGTCGTGGCTGGGTGATACGCTGAAGGAGATTGCTAGGGAGAAGGCGCATGCCATGGCTGGCTGCAAACTCTCAATCTCCGCTCCGCAGAACCCCGAGGTTGCAGGCGAACTGTCCGCTTTCAATGCAGGCCTGCAGTTTTGTGAAATAAGCGACTGGCCGAAACTTGTTACTTCTGGAAAGCACCAGCGAATAAATGCATCGCTTGCCTATGCCGCTGTCCGGCTGCTGGCTGAACATGAGATGATCAGCTGCGACCTGGCACAAGCCCGGGCTGCCATTGCCTCATGCAAGGTGCCGGGAAGACTACAAAAAATCGAGATCGGACCTGCGAATATCTGGCTGGATGCCGCACATAACCGGCATGCTATCGAAGCGCTGTTGCCCTCACTGAAAGCCATTGCCGACCCGTTCGATGCCATCCTTGTTTTCACTCGCGAGGATCGTTCTCTGGATGACTGCCTGCCACTGCTTGCACCTTTTGCCAGATCAGTGGTGACCAAGTCAGAAGGCGACGCACCCATAACAGCGCTGCAGAAGCAGCTCTCCCAGCACCCACAGGGTTCATTTCTTGTACTGGGTTCCTTTATCACCGTAGCGGAAATTCTTCGCCATCGCGATAAGCTCCCAGAGTAA
- a CDS encoding response regulator, whose translation MNILIVDDNPHVTEMLAFLLSSAGYQVNVFEHPELVLSHIKEVDLKPHVLITDYNMPGMNGCQLHQKVVQHVPGINTIVISGRPVGDAVGDLHFIQKPFSPEHIITIIESFSPA comes from the coding sequence TTGAATATATTGATTGTCGATGACAACCCACACGTTACTGAAATGCTGGCATTTCTACTCTCCAGTGCTGGCTATCAGGTAAACGTTTTCGAACACCCCGAACTGGTGCTCTCGCATATAAAAGAGGTGGATCTGAAGCCACATGTACTTATTACCGATTACAATATGCCGGGGATGAACGGGTGCCAGCTGCACCAGAAGGTGGTTCAGCATGTTCCAGGCATCAACACCATTGTGATCTCAGGGCGTCCAGTTGGCGATGCTGTCGGCGACCTCCACTTCATACAAAAGCCGTTTAGCCCCGAGCACATCATCACAATAATTGAAAGCTTCAGCCCTGCTTAA
- the ilvN gene encoding acetolactate synthase small subunit yields the protein MRHTITILVENEFGVLTRVAGLFSARGYNIETLNVAPLKDRTVSRMTLVTIGDERVIEQIKKQLNKLVPVIKVEDISHAVHLERGMLMVKVKVGPDSSDAVLEFAEKYDAKVVDDHIDSHMILEFTNTVDVLDTILSELEPFGIIEATRTGPLGMRRGSKGFTVD from the coding sequence ATGAGGCATACAATTACGATTCTGGTTGAAAACGAGTTCGGTGTTCTGACCCGTGTGGCAGGGCTCTTCTCTGCGCGCGGTTACAATATCGAGACGTTGAACGTGGCGCCGTTGAAAGATAGAACAGTCAGCCGTATGACGCTGGTAACGATTGGTGACGAGCGCGTTATTGAGCAGATTAAGAAGCAGCTCAACAAGCTGGTTCCTGTGATCAAGGTTGAAGACATCTCCCACGCCGTTCATCTGGAGCGTGGCATGTTGATGGTCAAGGTGAAGGTTGGGCCGGATAGTTCTGATGCTGTACTGGAATTTGCTGAGAAATATGATGCTAAGGTAGTCGATGACCATATCGATAGTCATATGATCCTGGAGTTCACCAATACTGTTGACGTTCTGGATACTATTCTCAGTGAACTAGAGCCTTTCGGGATCATTGAAGCGACTCGTACAGGGCCTCTGGGCATGCGCCGCGGATCTAAAGGTTTTACTGTCGACTAG
- the ilvB gene encoding biosynthetic-type acetolactate synthase large subunit, which produces MKLSGAEIFVECLKREGVDTIFGYPGGSVLQIYDAIFQQSHFKHYLVRHEQGALHAANGYARVSGKCGVALVTSGPGATNAVTGLADSLADSIPTVCFSGQVPSALIGNDAFQEADVVGITRSATKHNFLVKRVEDLALIIRQAFHIATTGRPGPVLVDIPKDISIDVCEFVWPEEVNMRSYQPVTKGHPGQIKKAVRSMLAAKRPVLYSGGGIMNSVGSASLLRELSHALNAPVTNTLMGLGGVPHDDKHFIGMLGMHGTYEANMAVSHCDLLVAIGARFDDRVTGRLDAFAPDAHVIHIDVDPSSISKNIYAHLPIVGDVGIVLKQLLEEIARRNGEPDGEALELWWEQINEWRAKDSLGFEQPEDGPIKPQTVVRRVHEKTKGNAIVATDVGQHQMWAAQHYGFNRPHRWLTSGGLGTMGYGLPASIGAQVAMPDEKVVLFTGDSSIQMCSQEFSMAFQYNLPIVVIILNNGYMGMVRQWQEMFYESRYSQSYFDSLPNFVKLAEAYGGVGIRVDRLEELDVALDRALGANDQFVIVDVAVSKEENVFPMVPAGAALNEMVLS; this is translated from the coding sequence ATGAAACTGAGCGGTGCTGAAATCTTTGTTGAATGCCTTAAGCGTGAAGGCGTGGATACCATCTTCGGGTATCCCGGTGGTTCGGTGCTGCAGATTTACGATGCGATCTTCCAGCAGAGCCACTTCAAGCACTATCTGGTACGTCATGAGCAGGGTGCGTTGCATGCGGCTAATGGTTATGCGCGTGTTTCCGGAAAATGTGGTGTTGCTCTGGTTACCAGTGGGCCGGGAGCCACCAATGCGGTGACTGGTCTGGCTGATTCGCTTGCCGATTCGATTCCAACCGTCTGCTTTTCCGGGCAGGTTCCATCCGCACTGATTGGTAATGATGCCTTTCAGGAAGCCGATGTTGTTGGCATTACCCGGTCGGCCACCAAACATAATTTCCTGGTTAAGCGTGTTGAGGACCTGGCCCTGATTATCCGTCAGGCCTTCCACATTGCGACAACCGGCCGCCCTGGCCCTGTGCTTGTTGATATTCCAAAGGATATCAGTATCGATGTCTGTGAATTCGTCTGGCCGGAAGAGGTGAACATGCGCTCTTACCAGCCGGTAACCAAAGGGCATCCGGGACAGATTAAAAAAGCGGTCAGATCAATGCTGGCTGCCAAGCGACCCGTGCTTTACAGCGGTGGTGGTATTATGAACTCGGTTGGCAGTGCATCGCTGCTGCGTGAGCTTTCGCATGCGCTGAATGCGCCGGTTACCAATACACTGATGGGTTTGGGCGGCGTTCCACACGATGACAAACATTTCATCGGCATGCTAGGCATGCATGGCACCTATGAAGCGAACATGGCAGTTTCACATTGTGACCTGCTTGTCGCTATCGGTGCGCGTTTTGATGACCGCGTAACTGGTCGCCTTGATGCCTTTGCTCCGGATGCCCATGTCATTCATATTGATGTGGACCCATCATCCATTTCAAAAAACATTTATGCGCACCTGCCGATCGTGGGAGATGTTGGCATCGTCCTGAAGCAGCTGCTTGAAGAGATCGCACGCAGGAATGGCGAGCCGGATGGTGAGGCTCTGGAGCTATGGTGGGAGCAGATTAATGAGTGGCGTGCCAAGGACTCGCTTGGTTTTGAGCAGCCTGAAGATGGGCCGATCAAGCCGCAGACCGTGGTTCGCAGGGTGCATGAGAAAACCAAGGGGAATGCCATTGTGGCAACCGACGTGGGTCAACATCAGATGTGGGCAGCCCAGCACTACGGTTTTAACCGGCCGCACCGCTGGCTTACCTCCGGTGGTTTGGGAACTATGGGCTACGGTTTGCCGGCAAGCATTGGCGCCCAGGTTGCCATGCCGGATGAGAAGGTCGTGCTCTTTACCGGCGATTCATCGATTCAGATGTGCAGCCAGGAGTTCTCCATGGCTTTCCAGTACAACCTGCCGATTGTCGTGATTATTCTGAATAACGGCTATATGGGCATGGTTCGCCAGTGGCAGGAGATGTTCTACGAGTCCCGATATTCGCAGTCCTACTTCGATTCACTGCCGAATTTCGTCAAGCTGGCTGAAGCCTATGGCGGTGTCGGAATTCGTGTCGACAGGCTGGAAGAGCTGGATGTGGCACTGGACAGGGCATTGGGTGCTAACGATCAATTCGTCATTGTCGATGTTGCTGTATCGAAAGAGGAAAATGTGTTCCCGATGGTTCCAGCTGGGGCTGCCCTGAACGAGATGGTGTTGTCATGA
- a CDS encoding RNA-guided endonuclease InsQ/TnpB family protein, protein MQRAVRPHRKRSFGWGYKALSAGCRRFLWNKMLSMNLQRLRDKQLIMRYNESAWWLTFWKKSDEFGFLATAQSQVLQQCLKDLDRAFSDGFDRKQPLKRTPQFKKKGMGDSFRFPQSIRLEGSSVFLPKIGWVRMRLSREIEGSIRSATVSRRGKHWFVSILTAIEVAEPVHELSTAVGIDRGVVNLAVLSDGSTFEGSKPLKRLARKTKFSNNWMRQRERITRLHIKIADARNDAIHKATTIISKSHAVIVLEDLRTKNMTASAKGSLDEPGSKFRQKAGLNRSILDMGWFEFGRQLEYKQRWRGGQVILINPRNTSRKCSDCGFTDKVNRPSQAQFSCMACGHSENADVNAAKKHSGGRACR, encoded by the coding sequence ATCCAACGAGCCGTAAGACCCCATCGAAAGCGTAGCTTTGGGTGGGGATATAAGGCTCTCTCTGCCGGTTGTCGTCGATTCCTCTGGAACAAAATGCTTTCCATGAACCTTCAGCGGCTTAGGGATAAACAGCTGATCATGCGCTACAATGAGTCTGCCTGGTGGCTGACTTTCTGGAAGAAATCGGATGAGTTTGGCTTTCTCGCAACAGCCCAATCGCAGGTTTTGCAGCAGTGCCTCAAGGATCTGGATCGGGCTTTCAGCGATGGATTTGATCGCAAACAGCCTTTGAAACGCACGCCTCAATTCAAGAAAAAAGGCATGGGCGATTCATTCAGGTTTCCACAATCTATCCGGCTTGAAGGATCATCCGTTTTTCTCCCGAAAATCGGATGGGTTCGTATGCGTTTGTCGCGTGAGATCGAAGGGTCAATCCGAAGCGCAACAGTATCGCGCAGAGGCAAGCATTGGTTTGTCTCCATCCTGACAGCGATTGAAGTCGCTGAACCAGTCCATGAATTATCAACTGCAGTCGGTATTGATCGGGGTGTGGTAAATCTCGCAGTCCTGTCCGATGGATCGACTTTTGAAGGCTCAAAACCACTCAAAAGACTGGCTCGCAAAACCAAGTTTTCAAATAACTGGATGAGGCAGCGCGAACGCATCACTCGCCTGCATATCAAAATCGCAGATGCCCGAAACGACGCAATTCACAAAGCAACAACGATCATCAGCAAAAGCCACGCGGTGATCGTGCTCGAAGATTTGCGCACCAAAAATATGACGGCATCTGCAAAAGGCTCTCTCGATGAGCCAGGCTCCAAATTCCGGCAAAAAGCAGGGCTCAACCGATCCATACTCGATATGGGGTGGTTCGAGTTCGGTCGGCAACTTGAGTACAAGCAGCGTTGGCGCGGAGGTCAGGTGATCCTGATCAATCCGCGCAACACATCACGGAAATGCTCAGATTGTGGGTTCACCGATAAGGTGAACCGGCCGTCTCAAGCGCAGTTTTCATGCATGGCCTGCGGCCATTCCGAAAACGCCGATGTGAACGCTGCAAAAAAACATTCTGGCGGCAGGGCATGCCGTTAA
- the rimI gene encoding ribosomal protein S18-alanine N-acetyltransferase has translation MAGKSWWRHLKLTGHFTIRAGSVNDLTAVYELNRQAFDSCWSYQALYSALESGYDLIVCETGGELAGYLLSMTILDEMQIMQIAVAKQFLRLGQAEAMSRFLIDTSSGVSVILLEVRVSNRAARNLYAKLGFEESGYRKNYYAPDVTGMCEDAVLMDLKLA, from the coding sequence GTGGCTGGAAAGAGCTGGTGGAGGCACCTTAAGCTGACCGGTCATTTCACGATCCGAGCTGGTAGTGTTAATGATCTTACGGCTGTCTATGAGCTGAATCGTCAGGCTTTTGACTCCTGCTGGTCGTATCAAGCACTCTATTCCGCGCTTGAGTCGGGTTACGACCTGATTGTATGTGAAACTGGTGGCGAGTTGGCGGGCTATCTGCTGAGTATGACCATCCTTGATGAGATGCAGATTATGCAGATTGCCGTGGCCAAGCAGTTCCTGCGTCTGGGGCAGGCTGAAGCGATGTCCCGTTTTCTCATCGACACCAGTTCAGGGGTTTCTGTCATCCTTCTGGAGGTGCGGGTTTCCAACCGGGCGGCGCGAAATCTCTATGCCAAACTGGGTTTTGAAGAGAGTGGCTATAGGAAGAATTATTATGCCCCGGATGTCACAGGCATGTGCGAAGATGCGGTATTGATGGACCTTAAACTCGCTTAG
- the topA gene encoding type I DNA topoisomerase, whose translation MSAVVVVESPAKAKTIEKYLGKGYKVLASYGHVRAFPKKDGSVDPDNDFAIKYQIIDDKKKRLDAIATALRKADTLILASDLDREGEAIAWHVAEVMRERGLLKNKPVLRITFNEITKKAITEAVENPSEVDMQLVDAQQARSALDYLVGFTLSPLLWRKIRSGLSAGRVQSVALRLICEREQLIRDFKPKEFWTIDNECLTGQKGFQAQLHAVDGKALSKFAITDGVNAKVMARRVEKASFSVSDVQKKQAKQQPAPPFITTTLQMDASRKLGFTARKTMQVAQKLYEGIEVDGEPVGLITYMRTDSVTLSEDAIAEMRSHISSAYGAEYLPEKARRFKTKSKNAQEAHEAIRPTSVGRTPDSLKTVLDADGLKLYKLIWKRALASQMSPALLDQVRADIDSGDLTLRATGSTLAFPGFRKLYIEGTDEPGKGDKDRLLPALAVGDAITIKDANAKQHFTEPKPRFSEATLVKELEANGIGRPSTYASILNVLRAREYVDMEKKRFVPTDTGDWVNKFLVASFGEIVDPKFTASVEDKLDAVARGESGWKPVLRDFWGPFKAAVDLAATAERPSEETEEKCPECGKPMAIKLGRYGKFMACTGYPECKVAQPLNGAAEKAEPELSDQKCDQCGEPMAIKNGRYGKFLGCSAYPECKNIQPLEKPKDTGINCPACGQGTFLEKKSRRGKIFYSCSGYPKCKSALWDLPIDKPCPQCGAPFVTVKITKRRGTEHVCVTEGCGWKELVEAP comes from the coding sequence ATGAGTGCTGTTGTCGTGGTGGAGTCTCCCGCCAAAGCGAAAACGATCGAAAAATATCTGGGCAAAGGCTACAAGGTGCTGGCCTCCTATGGTCATGTGCGCGCCTTCCCGAAGAAGGATGGGTCTGTCGACCCTGATAACGATTTTGCAATAAAGTATCAGATAATTGATGATAAGAAGAAGAGGCTGGATGCCATCGCAACCGCGTTGAGAAAGGCCGATACACTTATTCTTGCAAGCGATTTGGATAGAGAGGGTGAGGCTATTGCATGGCATGTTGCCGAGGTGATGCGCGAGCGTGGCCTGCTCAAAAATAAGCCTGTTCTACGTATTACGTTCAACGAGATTACCAAGAAAGCCATCACAGAGGCAGTTGAGAATCCATCGGAAGTGGATATGCAGCTAGTTGATGCTCAGCAGGCACGCAGTGCACTCGACTACCTTGTGGGATTTACACTCTCCCCACTATTGTGGCGCAAGATTCGCAGTGGGCTCTCAGCTGGCCGCGTACAGTCGGTTGCCCTGCGCCTGATTTGTGAGCGCGAGCAGCTGATTCGCGATTTCAAACCCAAAGAGTTCTGGACGATTGATAATGAGTGCCTCACTGGTCAGAAGGGTTTTCAGGCTCAGCTGCACGCTGTGGATGGCAAAGCATTGAGCAAATTTGCCATCACAGATGGTGTGAATGCCAAGGTGATGGCACGCCGTGTGGAGAAGGCTTCGTTCAGCGTCAGCGATGTTCAGAAGAAGCAGGCTAAACAGCAGCCCGCGCCTCCATTTATCACCACGACATTGCAGATGGATGCCTCTCGCAAACTTGGATTCACAGCCAGAAAGACCATGCAGGTTGCCCAGAAACTGTATGAAGGTATCGAAGTTGATGGTGAGCCGGTCGGTCTGATTACCTATATGCGTACCGATTCGGTAACGCTCTCTGAAGACGCTATTGCCGAGATGCGTTCTCATATCAGTAGCGCATATGGTGCTGAATACCTGCCTGAAAAAGCACGCCGCTTCAAAACCAAGAGTAAAAATGCACAGGAAGCGCATGAGGCGATTCGACCAACCTCTGTTGGGCGTACGCCGGATTCACTGAAGACAGTACTCGATGCCGACGGCCTGAAGCTATACAAGCTGATATGGAAACGTGCCCTGGCATCACAGATGTCCCCTGCCTTGCTGGATCAGGTGCGTGCTGATATTGATTCTGGAGATTTGACGCTCAGGGCTACCGGCTCGACATTGGCTTTCCCCGGCTTTCGCAAGCTCTATATTGAAGGTACCGATGAGCCGGGCAAGGGTGATAAAGATCGCCTCTTGCCTGCGCTGGCTGTGGGAGATGCTATTACCATTAAGGATGCAAATGCCAAACAGCATTTTACCGAGCCCAAACCTCGTTTTTCTGAAGCGACACTGGTGAAAGAGCTCGAAGCCAATGGTATTGGCCGCCCCTCCACCTATGCCTCTATTCTGAATGTGCTGCGCGCGCGCGAATATGTGGATATGGAGAAGAAACGTTTTGTTCCGACCGATACCGGTGACTGGGTCAATAAATTCCTTGTTGCATCATTCGGTGAGATTGTTGATCCGAAATTTACAGCTTCAGTTGAAGACAAGCTCGATGCTGTCGCCCGGGGTGAGTCCGGTTGGAAGCCGGTACTGCGTGATTTCTGGGGGCCATTTAAAGCGGCTGTAGATCTTGCCGCAACTGCAGAGCGGCCATCGGAAGAAACCGAAGAGAAATGTCCTGAATGTGGCAAGCCGATGGCTATCAAGCTGGGGCGTTATGGTAAATTCATGGCCTGCACCGGTTATCCTGAGTGCAAGGTTGCCCAACCTTTGAATGGTGCAGCTGAGAAGGCAGAACCGGAGCTTTCGGATCAGAAGTGTGATCAGTGCGGCGAGCCGATGGCTATCAAAAATGGCCGCTACGGTAAATTCCTCGGCTGCTCGGCTTATCCAGAGTGCAAGAATATCCAGCCGCTGGAGAAGCCAAAGGATACCGGTATCAACTGCCCGGCATGCGGTCAGGGAACCTTCCTGGAGAAGAAATCCCGACGCGGCAAGATTTTCTACTCCTGCTCGGGTTATCCCAAGTGCAAGAGTGCACTCTGGGATCTGCCTATCGACAAGCCGTGCCCTCAATGCGGTGCGCCATTTGTAACTGTAAAAATTACCAAGCGTCGCGGTACTGAGCATGTCTGTGTGACAGAGGGCTGTGGCTGGAAAGAGCTGGTGGAGGCACCTTAA
- a CDS encoding DNA-processing protein DprA produces the protein MEQLPLSDQGVTIISAMAYGIDAAAHGGGLEGSSPTIAVLGCGLASLNEEQQAQVEAICRQGCVVSEFLPEQGARPEQFPQRNRVIAALSRATLVIEAEVRSGSLITARLAGNYGREVFAVPGSVQVGNHAGCHQLIRGGAALASDPASIMQELGWFGVKGDLFPKRKTYQPRSENEAKILDLLHSESLHLDELTETCGLTMPELSPILLGLELQGVIERLPGSRYQLSSE, from the coding sequence TTGGAGCAGCTACCTCTCTCTGATCAGGGCGTTACCATTATCAGCGCCATGGCCTACGGTATTGATGCAGCAGCCCATGGCGGGGGACTTGAAGGGAGTTCGCCTACGATTGCCGTGCTGGGTTGTGGCCTGGCCAGCCTGAACGAAGAGCAGCAGGCGCAGGTTGAAGCAATCTGCCGGCAGGGTTGTGTCGTTTCCGAATTTTTGCCCGAACAGGGTGCAAGGCCGGAACAGTTTCCGCAGCGTAACCGGGTTATTGCCGCCCTGAGCCGGGCAACGCTGGTCATCGAGGCTGAGGTTCGCTCAGGCTCACTGATCACGGCCAGACTTGCCGGAAACTATGGTCGTGAGGTATTTGCTGTGCCGGGGTCAGTGCAGGTGGGCAACCATGCAGGCTGCCATCAGCTGATCCGGGGTGGGGCGGCTCTGGCCAGTGATCCGGCCTCCATCATGCAGGAGCTGGGGTGGTTTGGGGTAAAAGGTGATCTCTTTCCAAAGAGAAAAACCTATCAGCCGAGAAGTGAAAATGAGGCAAAAATCCTCGACCTTTTACACTCTGAGAGCCTTCATCTAGATGAGCTCACAGAAACTTGCGGGTTGACCATGCCCGAACTTTCCCCCATCTTGCTCGGCCTTGAGCTGCAGGGTGTCATTGAGCGCCTGCCCGGCAGCCGTTATCAGTTAAGCTCGGAGTAA
- a CDS encoding LysM peptidoglycan-binding domain-containing protein: protein MKFSPIVLIIAVFGLFAVAPVAMADELDTKGVVSANDVKPNLPQPYVVKKGDTLWDIADYFFKDPWTWLKIWERNLYITNPDLIYPGNKIWFDGGRAGGLRVIKLKPEVVFKPVERLEGPVDSSIIMTALMRQDFIQADQVEGVGHILDSQDERLNYGPHDRVYLRLNQPAKAGDLFDVFRTTSTMVDPISGDDVGVLVEHRGQVRVVSEEDGIYRGVVEKAFAEISRSDRLKPARDPDLKIVPQAAELPVRGSVMYIRDDGRVAGQHQVLGISLGMKDRIKPGTVMSIYQSGRVIHDQVTGEDVRLPKEKVGELIVLVPQEQASLALITKSTAPVHIGDAVLSNGQQ, encoded by the coding sequence ATGAAGTTTAGTCCGATTGTTCTGATCATAGCTGTTTTCGGTTTGTTCGCGGTGGCACCTGTTGCCATGGCCGATGAACTCGATACCAAAGGGGTGGTATCTGCTAACGATGTGAAGCCGAACCTGCCTCAGCCCTATGTCGTGAAAAAAGGCGATACACTTTGGGACATTGCCGATTATTTTTTCAAGGACCCCTGGACGTGGCTGAAAATATGGGAGCGGAACCTCTATATCACCAATCCCGATCTGATCTATCCCGGCAATAAAATCTGGTTTGATGGCGGACGGGCCGGTGGCCTGAGGGTGATTAAGCTAAAGCCAGAGGTCGTGTTCAAACCAGTTGAGCGACTGGAGGGTCCGGTTGACTCATCGATTATTATGACGGCTCTGATGCGACAGGATTTTATTCAAGCCGATCAGGTGGAGGGTGTTGGCCATATTCTCGACTCTCAAGATGAGAGGCTCAATTACGGCCCGCATGATCGCGTCTATCTCAGGCTGAATCAGCCAGCCAAGGCCGGGGACCTGTTTGATGTGTTTCGCACCACCAGCACGATGGTTGACCCCATCAGTGGCGATGACGTGGGTGTGCTGGTCGAGCATCGGGGCCAGGTCAGAGTGGTTTCTGAGGAAGATGGAATCTATCGTGGCGTTGTTGAGAAGGCGTTTGCAGAGATCTCCCGCAGTGATCGCCTGAAACCGGCCCGTGACCCCGACCTGAAAATTGTTCCACAGGCCGCTGAATTGCCGGTTCGCGGTTCAGTGATGTATATCCGCGATGATGGACGCGTAGCAGGACAGCACCAGGTGCTTGGTATTAGTCTGGGCATGAAAGACCGCATTAAGCCGGGAACGGTTATGTCGATCTATCAGAGTGGCCGTGTTATCCATGATCAGGTGACAGGTGAGGATGTTCGTCTGCCGAAAGAGAAGGTGGGTGAATTGATTGTACTGGTGCCACAGGAGCAGGCCTCCCTGGCGCTGATTACCAAATCTACAGCACCTGTTCACATTGGCGATGCGGTGTTGAGCAACGGCCAACAGTAA
- the plsY gene encoding glycerol-3-phosphate 1-O-acyltransferase PlsY, whose product MSLFLILAVIAAYMLGAVPFGLLLSRALSKRDPREHGSGNIGATNAMRTGGKLVGLLTLLADIAKSLIPVSIAVAMELSEAWIGAIAAASFIGHIFPVYLKFKGGKGVATMLGAMLPWQPLATLIGAVIWGILIWRTRYVSLASIAGALALPLLVWMMGGSQPALIVSILFASLVTVKHASNISRLLDGTESTIGEDRKASPDA is encoded by the coding sequence TTGAGTCTCTTCTTAATCCTTGCTGTTATTGCTGCCTATATGCTCGGAGCCGTTCCTTTCGGGCTGCTCTTGAGCAGGGCTCTCAGCAAGCGCGACCCACGCGAGCATGGCAGCGGCAATATCGGCGCCACCAATGCCATGCGTACTGGCGGCAAGCTGGTTGGTCTTTTAACGCTTTTGGCAGACATTGCTAAAAGCCTTATCCCTGTGTCCATTGCAGTTGCCATGGAGCTCTCTGAGGCTTGGATTGGTGCGATTGCAGCAGCAAGCTTTATCGGCCACATCTTTCCGGTCTATCTGAAGTTCAAGGGAGGCAAGGGTGTGGCCACCATGCTGGGCGCAATGCTTCCATGGCAGCCACTGGCAACATTGATAGGGGCCGTGATCTGGGGCATTCTCATCTGGCGAACGCGTTACGTTTCACTGGCCTCAATCGCAGGGGCACTGGCGTTGCCGCTGCTGGTTTGGATGATGGGTGGCTCACAACCGGCATTGATTGTCAGCATCCTTTTTGCTTCACTGGTGACTGTGAAACATGCAAGCAACATCAGCAGGTTGCTTGATGGCACCGAATCGACGATAGGTGAGGATCGCAAGGCGAGCCCCGATGCGTGA